Proteins from one Flavobacterium sp. N2038 genomic window:
- a CDS encoding efflux RND transporter permease subunit, whose product MKNTIQVGFWEKLARIILKNRITLLVIVAALTIFLGYQWKNLSMTYTEANLLPKNHIANKDYQKFLDKFGEEGNLVVIGFQDPKFFTPKNYAAWNELMTGLKKSKEVDLVVSLNDLKKLEKDTVNEKFVLSPFIEQKKALDPEYLKKVQYDLFHNLPFYEGLLFNKESGSIRSAIYINKALVNTPERKTFILENLVPKIDKFEKTTGIDLRVSGMPYIRTINADNMKGEIGLFIGAALLTVSLIFFFFFRSFRATFISICILIVGVIWSFGTLGLFHYKITILTAIIPPLIIVIGITNCIFLINKYQQEIKLHNNQAKALQRVISKIGVSTLMTNLTTAIGFATFMITGNDLLFEFGLVTSINVISVYLLTLLIVPIVYSFMPLPKEKHLYHLTKTYISTLLNVVEDLVKTKRRYVYIVYGLFLVFSVIGVSQMKVSGSLIGEMPKSASFFKDILFYEKEFNGVMPLEIMIDTKKKKGVMKASTIRKMDELQNTIAEIPELAKPVSIVNLVKYSKQAFYNGNPEYYQLPTSQEQAFILSYAKNATKNSKENLMKAYVDSTGQYARITTFMKDIGTDEMAKVEKKLNNKIAEIFPKDRYEVTVTGKALVFQKGTSYLVDNLIESLIFAIVVIAILMLYLFRSFKMVFASVITNILPLCITSGLMGYFGIPLKPSTILVFSIAFGISVDNAIQFMAKYKHDLMQSNGKVKRSVFSALRETGISTFYTSVVLILGFATFTLSSFSGTIALGGLISCTLAFAMFANLVVLPSLVLTFEKKKTKKEELENLDK is encoded by the coding sequence ATGAAAAACACTATTCAAGTTGGTTTTTGGGAAAAATTGGCCCGAATTATACTTAAAAACCGAATTACGCTTTTGGTTATTGTCGCAGCATTAACAATTTTCCTTGGTTACCAATGGAAGAATCTTTCTATGACCTATACCGAAGCTAATTTACTGCCTAAAAACCATATCGCAAACAAAGATTACCAAAAATTCCTGGATAAATTTGGAGAAGAAGGAAATCTGGTTGTAATTGGTTTTCAGGACCCAAAGTTTTTCACACCAAAAAACTATGCAGCCTGGAATGAATTGATGACAGGTTTAAAAAAATCTAAAGAAGTTGATTTGGTCGTTTCTCTAAACGACTTAAAGAAACTGGAGAAAGATACTGTAAATGAAAAATTCGTACTCTCTCCGTTTATAGAACAAAAAAAGGCACTTGATCCTGAATATTTAAAGAAAGTACAATACGATTTATTTCACAATTTACCCTTTTATGAAGGCTTACTGTTTAATAAAGAAAGTGGCAGTATCCGCTCAGCAATTTATATTAATAAAGCACTTGTAAATACTCCTGAAAGAAAAACGTTTATTCTTGAAAATCTGGTTCCGAAAATCGATAAATTCGAAAAAACAACCGGAATTGATCTTCGTGTTTCGGGAATGCCCTACATCAGAACAATCAACGCAGATAATATGAAAGGCGAAATCGGTCTTTTTATTGGAGCGGCTTTACTGACGGTTTCACTGATTTTCTTTTTCTTTTTCCGCTCGTTCAGAGCCACATTCATTTCAATCTGTATATTGATTGTCGGGGTGATCTGGTCTTTTGGTACGTTAGGATTATTTCATTATAAAATCACGATTTTAACAGCTATTATTCCACCTTTAATTATCGTAATCGGAATCACGAATTGTATTTTCCTGATCAATAAATACCAACAGGAAATCAAATTACACAACAATCAGGCAAAAGCTTTACAGCGCGTTATTTCAAAAATTGGAGTTTCGACTTTAATGACCAATTTAACCACTGCAATAGGTTTTGCAACGTTTATGATTACTGGAAATGATTTACTTTTTGAATTTGGTCTGGTAACTTCTATCAACGTAATTTCTGTGTATTTATTGACACTTTTAATCGTGCCAATTGTATACAGTTTTATGCCATTACCAAAAGAAAAGCATTTATATCATTTGACTAAAACTTACATTTCGACTTTATTAAATGTCGTTGAAGATTTAGTTAAAACAAAACGCAGATACGTATATATTGTTTACGGGTTATTTTTGGTTTTCAGTGTAATTGGAGTTTCGCAAATGAAAGTTTCAGGAAGTTTGATTGGCGAAATGCCAAAAAGCGCTTCTTTCTTTAAAGATATTTTATTCTACGAAAAAGAATTTAATGGTGTAATGCCGCTTGAAATCATGATTGACACCAAAAAGAAAAAAGGTGTTATGAAGGCTTCGACCATTCGTAAAATGGATGAATTACAGAATACAATTGCAGAAATTCCTGAATTGGCAAAACCGGTTTCAATAGTTAATTTGGTTAAATATTCTAAGCAGGCCTTCTACAACGGAAATCCTGAATATTATCAATTACCGACTTCTCAGGAACAGGCTTTTATTTTGAGTTACGCTAAAAATGCGACCAAAAACAGTAAAGAAAATTTAATGAAAGCTTACGTTGATTCGACTGGACAATATGCCCGAATCACTACTTTTATGAAAGATATTGGAACTGATGAAATGGCAAAAGTGGAGAAAAAACTAAACAATAAAATTGCTGAAATTTTCCCAAAAGACCGTTATGAAGTAACCGTTACCGGAAAAGCACTGGTTTTTCAGAAAGGAACATCGTATTTGGTTGACAACCTAATTGAATCTCTAATTTTTGCAATTGTTGTTATCGCTATATTGATGCTGTATTTATTCAGATCATTCAAAATGGTTTTTGCATCGGTGATTACGAATATCTTACCACTTTGCATTACATCAGGATTAATGGGTTATTTCGGAATTCCATTAAAACCATCAACTATTCTTGTGTTTAGTATTGCGTTTGGAATTTCGGTAGACAATGCAATTCAGTTTATGGCAAAATACAAACATGACTTGATGCAAAGCAACGGAAAAGTTAAAAGATCTGTATTCAGTGCTTTAAGAGAAACTGGAATCAGTACTTTTTATACATCTGTAGTTTTAATTTTAGGTTTTGCAACTTTTACATTATCAAGCTTTAGCGGAACTATTGCTCTTGGAGGATTAATCTCTTGTACTTTGGCTTTTGCGATGTTTGCGAACTTGGTTGTATTACCTTCGCTGGTTTTGACTTTTGAGAAGAAGAAAACCAAGAAAGAGGAATTAGAGAATTTGGATAAGTAA
- the asnS gene encoding asparagine--tRNA ligase: MRHTKVKDLLNSTTTLQEVNAKGWVRTFRNNQFIALNDGSTINNIQCVVDFENTPEETLKRITTGAAVSVIGTLVESKGAGQKYEIQVNKLEILGDSDAEKFPMQPKKHSLEFLRENAHLRVRTNAFGAIMRVRSVLSYAVHKYFQDKGFVYVNTPIITGADAEGAGEMFQVTSLPLDNLPKNEEGNIDFKKDFFGKHTNLTVSGQLEGETFAMALGQIYTFGPTFRAENSNTSRHLAEFWMIEPEVAFNDLDDNMDLAEDFIQYVIKYALDNCQDDLKFLEGRLLEEEKSKPQADRSEMALLEKLNFVLENNFKRVSYTEAIDILRDSTPNKKKKFQYIINEWGADLQSEHERYLVEKHFKCPVILFDYPANIKAFYMRLNDNTEPGRETVRAMDILFPGIGEIVGGSEREERYDVLVEKMKALEIDEEELYWYLDTRRFGSATHAGFGLGFERLVLFVTGMTNIRDVIPFPRTPGSAEF, from the coding sequence ATGAGACACACAAAGGTTAAAGACTTATTAAACAGTACTACGACGCTTCAGGAGGTTAATGCAAAAGGATGGGTGAGAACTTTTAGAAATAATCAGTTCATCGCACTTAATGACGGTTCTACCATTAATAATATACAATGTGTTGTTGATTTTGAAAATACACCGGAAGAGACTCTAAAAAGAATCACAACGGGAGCTGCAGTTTCTGTAATTGGAACTTTGGTTGAAAGTAAAGGTGCAGGTCAGAAATACGAAATTCAGGTAAACAAACTTGAAATCCTTGGAGATTCTGATGCGGAGAAATTCCCAATGCAGCCTAAAAAACACTCTTTAGAATTTTTACGTGAAAATGCTCACTTGCGTGTACGTACAAATGCTTTTGGTGCAATTATGCGTGTGCGTTCGGTATTGTCTTATGCAGTTCATAAATACTTTCAGGATAAAGGTTTTGTATATGTAAACACGCCAATTATCACTGGAGCTGATGCTGAAGGTGCAGGAGAAATGTTTCAGGTAACTTCATTGCCTTTGGATAATCTTCCAAAAAATGAAGAAGGAAACATTGATTTCAAAAAAGATTTCTTTGGAAAACATACGAACTTAACGGTTTCTGGGCAGTTAGAAGGTGAAACTTTTGCTATGGCTTTGGGTCAGATTTATACTTTTGGACCAACTTTTAGAGCTGAGAATTCAAACACTTCTCGTCACCTGGCAGAATTCTGGATGATCGAGCCAGAAGTTGCTTTCAACGATCTTGATGACAACATGGATTTGGCTGAAGATTTTATTCAGTATGTAATTAAATATGCTTTGGACAATTGTCAGGATGATTTGAAGTTTTTAGAAGGAAGACTTTTAGAAGAAGAAAAATCAAAACCACAGGCAGACAGAAGCGAAATGGCTTTGTTAGAGAAATTGAACTTCGTTTTAGAAAACAACTTCAAACGTGTTTCTTATACAGAAGCAATCGACATTTTGAGAGATTCAACTCCAAATAAAAAGAAAAAATTTCAATATATCATCAACGAATGGGGAGCTGATTTACAATCAGAACATGAGCGTTACTTGGTTGAAAAACACTTTAAATGTCCGGTAATTTTATTTGATTACCCAGCAAATATTAAAGCGTTTTACATGCGTTTGAACGACAACACAGAACCAGGCAGAGAAACAGTTCGTGCAATGGATATCCTTTTCCCTGGAATTGGAGAAATTGTCGGAGGTTCTGAAAGAGAAGAGCGTTACGATGTTTTGGTTGAGAAAATGAAAGCTCTGGAAATTGATGAAGAAGAATTATACTGGTATTTAGACACCAGAAGATTTGGTTCTGCAACTCACGCAGGTTTCGGTTTAGGATTTGAGCGTTTGGTATTGTTTGTTACTGGTATGACAAACATTAGAGACGTAATTCCTTTCCCAAGAACTCCAGGAAGTGCAGAGTTTTAA
- a CDS encoding thymidine kinase produces MFLENTVNHKEQFGWIEVICGSMFSGKTEELIRRLKRAQFAKQRVEIFKPAIDTRYHDEMVVSHDANEIRSTPVPAAANILILAQGCDVIGIDEAQFFDDEIVTVCNDLANQGIRVIVAGLDMDFKGNPFGPMPALMATAEYVTKVHAVCTRTGNLANYSFRKTDNDKLVMLGETEEYEPLSRAAYFNAMKKIQEK; encoded by the coding sequence ATGTTTCTCGAAAATACAGTAAATCACAAAGAACAATTTGGTTGGATTGAAGTTATTTGTGGATCAATGTTTTCGGGTAAAACCGAAGAGCTGATCCGTAGATTAAAACGCGCTCAATTTGCTAAACAAAGAGTCGAAATTTTTAAACCCGCTATTGATACCCGTTATCATGACGAAATGGTAGTGTCTCATGATGCCAACGAAATTCGTTCAACACCGGTTCCTGCTGCGGCTAATATATTAATTTTGGCACAAGGCTGCGATGTAATTGGTATTGATGAAGCGCAGTTTTTTGATGATGAAATTGTAACAGTTTGCAATGATTTGGCCAATCAGGGAATTCGTGTAATTGTTGCAGGACTGGATATGGATTTTAAAGGAAACCCTTTTGGACCAATGCCGGCCCTTATGGCAACAGCCGAATATGTTACTAAAGTACATGCTGTTTGTACCAGAACAGGGAATTTAGCCAATTACAGTTTTAGAAAAACAGATAATGACAAATTGGTAATGCTTGGTGAAACCGAGGAATATGAGCCACTGAGTCGTGCAGCATATTTTAATGCAATGAAGAAAATTCAGGAAAAATAG
- a CDS encoding sensor histidine kinase has translation MQENNTTTFIFLTILLLLVVIIGFMVYLLMQARKAKDDAEKSFYALEVKVNDLQLENLESKLNPHLFKNILNSIQSHAYQTYFALDKLANVLDYILYESKKKFVTAKEEIDFALNLIEINKIKISPLFELKIKTNINQEDKLYDQPLLAPLISIDLIENAFKHADLQSADAFISVVFEFKDNAFFMTVSNKISDKKVLKKERSGFGHATLEHRLRIIYKNNFKLDKFIENDVYIAHLKIDLLEYKTEMLASGR, from the coding sequence ATGCAGGAAAACAATACTACAACTTTCATTTTTTTAACCATTCTTTTGTTACTTGTTGTTATAATAGGCTTTATGGTTTATTTGCTAATGCAGGCCAGAAAAGCAAAAGATGATGCCGAGAAAAGTTTTTATGCACTTGAAGTAAAAGTTAATGATTTACAGTTAGAGAATTTAGAATCTAAACTCAATCCACATTTATTTAAGAATATTTTAAATTCGATTCAGTCACATGCTTATCAAACTTATTTTGCTTTAGATAAACTGGCCAATGTTCTGGATTATATTTTATACGAAAGCAAAAAGAAATTTGTCACCGCCAAAGAAGAAATTGATTTTGCTTTGAATTTAATCGAAATCAATAAAATTAAAATCAGTCCGCTTTTTGAGCTTAAGATCAAAACAAATATAAACCAGGAAGATAAATTGTACGATCAGCCTTTACTGGCACCATTGATTTCGATTGATTTAATCGAGAATGCATTTAAACACGCCGATCTTCAGAGTGCCGATGCTTTTATCTCGGTCGTTTTTGAATTTAAAGACAATGCCTTTTTTATGACGGTTTCGAATAAAATATCAGATAAAAAAGTTTTAAAAAAGGAACGCAGCGGTTTTGGTCATGCTACTCTTGAGCATCGACTGCGCATCATTTACAAGAATAATTTTAAACTTGATAAGTTTATAGAAAACGATGTTTATATTGCTCATCTAAAAATTGATCTCCTTGAATACAAAACTGAAATGCTTGCTTCTGGACGATGA
- a CDS encoding cation:proton antiporter, which produces MNNLKNSLFYVTIIGGFTALIYWVISKGAALEVGRNIVKKQIETNHWNDFLHSMVENLQHPLAILLAQIVTIILVARLFGWFFRKIGQPSVIGEMIAGIVLGPSLVGMYFPEFSAALFPKESLGNLQFLSQIGLILFMFVIGMELDLKVLKNKAHDAVVISHASIVIPFALGLTLAYFIYHTFAPIGVEFSSFGLFMGIAMSITAFPVLARIVQERGMQKTKLGTIAITCAAADDITAWCILAVVIAIVKAGSFTSSLYVIGLAILYVIIMLKIVRPFLKRVGDLNSTRESLNKPVVAIFFITLLVSAYAAELIGIHALFGAFLAGAIMPENNKFRNIFIEKVEDVSIIVLLPLFFVFTGLRTQIGLLNDPYLWKITGLIIAVAVAGKFFGSALAAKFVGQSWKDSLAIGALMNTRGLMELVVLNIGYDLGVLSTEIFTMMVIMALITTFMTGPALDFIGYIFKDKVTEVPQEIGNKSKFKILLSFATPERGKKLLKIANSLVKKQGDNSIVTAMHLSLSTEIHSFDVKDHERKMLVPVIEESHRLNQNMLSIFKVTTDIDTEIIDSANQGEYDLLLVGLGQSIFDGTLLGKILGFTTRIVNPDRLIDKFTGKEGLFENSPFDERTRHIIAKAKMPVGIFIDKDLEEVNQIFMPVFSKEDAFLIEYAKKLINNNGSQITVLDASGEVKNTRDIQETIRSIEQIAPNHIMIMHDRTIKKEFLENQNLMIISLESWKKLIESQSTWLNNTPSVLILKP; this is translated from the coding sequence ATGAATAATCTTAAAAACTCTTTATTTTACGTAACAATTATTGGTGGCTTTACGGCGCTGATATATTGGGTAATTTCAAAAGGTGCTGCATTAGAAGTAGGACGTAATATTGTTAAGAAACAAATAGAAACCAATCATTGGAATGATTTTCTTCATTCGATGGTTGAAAATTTACAGCATCCGTTGGCTATTTTATTAGCGCAAATTGTGACTATTATTCTGGTAGCTCGTTTGTTTGGATGGTTTTTTAGAAAGATAGGACAACCATCTGTAATTGGTGAAATGATTGCCGGTATTGTTTTAGGGCCTTCTTTAGTGGGGATGTATTTTCCGGAATTCTCTGCGGCTTTATTTCCAAAAGAATCTTTAGGGAATTTGCAATTTTTAAGTCAGATTGGTTTGATTCTTTTCATGTTTGTGATTGGAATGGAGCTGGATCTGAAAGTGCTAAAAAATAAAGCGCACGATGCCGTTGTTATTAGTCACGCCAGTATAGTTATTCCGTTTGCTTTGGGATTAACATTGGCTTATTTCATTTATCATACTTTCGCACCAATTGGTGTAGAATTTTCTTCTTTCGGTTTGTTTATGGGAATTGCCATGAGTATAACTGCATTTCCGGTTTTGGCCAGAATTGTTCAGGAAAGAGGAATGCAAAAAACAAAATTGGGAACTATTGCCATAACTTGTGCGGCGGCAGATGATATTACTGCATGGTGTATTCTGGCGGTTGTAATTGCAATTGTAAAAGCAGGATCGTTTACAAGTTCGTTGTATGTTATTGGTCTGGCCATTTTGTATGTAATCATCATGCTAAAAATTGTTCGTCCGTTCCTGAAACGTGTCGGAGATTTAAATTCTACAAGAGAAAGTTTAAATAAACCCGTAGTAGCCATTTTCTTTATTACACTTTTGGTTTCGGCATATGCAGCTGAATTAATCGGTATTCACGCTTTGTTTGGTGCTTTCTTAGCAGGAGCAATTATGCCGGAAAACAATAAATTCAGAAATATATTTATCGAAAAAGTTGAAGATGTTTCTATAATTGTATTGCTTCCTTTATTCTTTGTTTTTACTGGTTTGCGTACACAAATTGGTTTACTGAATGATCCTTATTTATGGAAAATTACAGGATTAATAATTGCTGTTGCAGTTGCAGGTAAATTCTTTGGTAGTGCACTGGCAGCTAAATTTGTTGGTCAAAGCTGGAAAGATAGCTTGGCGATTGGAGCTTTGATGAATACAAGAGGCTTAATGGAGCTTGTTGTCTTGAATATTGGGTATGATCTGGGTGTTTTGTCTACAGAGATTTTTACTATGATGGTAATTATGGCTCTAATTACTACGTTTATGACAGGTCCGGCTTTAGATTTTATTGGTTATATTTTTAAAGATAAAGTAACAGAAGTACCACAGGAAATAGGGAATAAAAGCAAATTTAAAATTCTGCTTTCGTTTGCTACTCCTGAGCGAGGAAAAAAACTGCTTAAAATCGCCAATAGCCTGGTTAAAAAGCAAGGAGATAACTCGATTGTAACAGCGATGCATTTATCTTTAAGTACAGAAATACATTCATTTGATGTAAAAGATCACGAACGTAAAATGTTAGTGCCGGTAATTGAGGAATCGCATCGTTTAAATCAAAACATGTTAAGTATTTTTAAGGTTACAACTGATATTGATACAGAAATTATTGATTCGGCAAATCAGGGAGAATATGATCTGTTATTAGTTGGTTTAGGGCAATCTATTTTTGACGGAACGTTACTTGGAAAGATTCTGGGATTTACCACCCGAATCGTTAATCCGGATCGTTTAATTGATAAGTTTACGGGGAAAGAAGGTTTGTTTGAGAATTCCCCTTTTGATGAAAGAACACGTCATATTATAGCAAAAGCAAAAATGCCGGTTGGGATTTTTATCGATAAAGACTTAGAAGAAGTAAATCAGATTTTCATGCCTGTTTTTAGTAAAGAAGATGCTTTTTTAATTGAATATGCCAAGAAGTTAATTAATAATAATGGTTCGCAGATTACAGTTCTGGATGCAAGCGGAGAAGTGAAGAATACACGTGATATTCAGGAAACTATTCGCTCAATTGAGCAGATTGCACCAAATCATATTATGATTATGCATGACAGAACAATTAAAAAAGAATTCTTAGAAAACCAGAATCTTATGATTATTAGTTTGGAGAGCTGGAAGAAACTAATAGAATCTCAAAGTACATGGCTGAATAATACGCCATCGGTTTTGATTTTGAAACCATAG
- a CDS encoding LytR/AlgR family response regulator transcription factor: MNTKLKCLLLDDELPGLTYLKMLCEQIPELEIVKTYNNPEKLLQDIPILDFDLLISDIEMPGIDGLHLAETLQGKLVVFCTAYKEYAAEAFNIDAVDYITKPVKLERLQKAISKAVERFEKPDAAKKFMQLNTDKGKTLLYFNKIQYIKTAISDSRDKSVLLVDGSFLNLKNVKFDTLLKELPEADFCRINKKEIISVKAIKFFNHNEIVLHHTEENAKNVTLILSETYRSDFLKKVKL, translated from the coding sequence TTGAATACAAAACTGAAATGCTTGCTTCTGGACGATGAGCTTCCGGGATTAACTTACCTGAAAATGCTTTGTGAACAAATTCCTGAATTGGAAATTGTAAAAACATATAACAATCCTGAGAAACTTTTGCAGGACATTCCGATATTGGATTTTGATCTGTTAATTTCGGATATCGAAATGCCAGGAATTGACGGACTTCATTTGGCCGAAACATTACAAGGTAAACTTGTTGTTTTTTGTACGGCTTACAAAGAATATGCTGCCGAGGCTTTTAATATAGATGCGGTAGATTATATTACAAAACCGGTAAAACTGGAACGTTTGCAAAAAGCCATTTCTAAAGCAGTTGAGCGGTTTGAAAAGCCGGATGCAGCTAAAAAGTTTATGCAGTTAAACACAGATAAAGGCAAAACGTTATTGTATTTTAATAAGATTCAATACATAAAAACGGCTATAAGTGACAGTCGCGATAAGTCTGTTTTGCTTGTAGACGGGAGTTTCCTAAACTTGAAAAACGTTAAGTTTGATACCCTTTTAAAAGAACTTCCGGAAGCTGATTTTTGTCGTATAAATAAAAAAGAAATCATTTCGGTAAAAGCAATTAAGTTCTTTAATCACAACGAAATTGTATTGCATCATACAGAAGAAAATGCCAAAAATGTGACTTTAATTTTAAGTGAAACCTATCGTTCTGACTTTTTGAAAAAGGTGAAATTATAA
- the rpoN gene encoding RNA polymerase factor sigma-54 codes for MLKQFLNLKLSQKLSPQQIQLMKLIQLPTQAFEQRLLEEMNENPALEAGKEEEYEADEFANEDYDDYDDAESDRIEADDINIDEYLSDDDTPDYKTQVNNYSEDEERETPFASPISFHQDLINQLNTFILNDEEREIAEFLVGSIDDMGYIRRSVPDIVDDMAFTQGIYTDEAMVEKMMTVIHELEPSGVGARDLQECLLLQLKHKTPTEYVDLAIDIIENQFDAFTKKHYDKLLQKYGVSNEQLKKAINEIERLNPKPGGSYTGNNKVTENVVPDFAIRIVDGELELTLNGRNAPSLHVSKDYQEMMQTYKDSRDKSTAQKDAVQFIKQKLDSAKWFIDAIRQRQETLFVTMNAIMHYQEDYFLDGDETKLKPMILKDIADMVGLDISTISRVANSKYVETPYGTKLIKEFFSEAMKNDQGEDVSTLEIKKILKNTIEEEDKKKPLPDDQLAEILKEKGYPIARRTIAKYREQLDIPVARMRKKI; via the coding sequence ATGCTAAAGCAATTTTTAAATTTAAAATTATCCCAAAAATTATCTCCACAGCAAATACAGCTGATGAAGTTAATTCAATTGCCTACGCAAGCTTTTGAACAACGTTTATTGGAAGAAATGAACGAAAATCCGGCTCTTGAAGCTGGAAAAGAAGAAGAATACGAAGCCGATGAATTTGCCAATGAAGACTACGACGATTATGATGATGCAGAATCTGACAGAATCGAAGCAGATGATATTAACATTGATGAATACTTAAGCGACGACGATACACCTGATTACAAAACTCAGGTTAACAATTACAGTGAAGATGAAGAACGCGAAACACCTTTTGCTTCGCCAATTAGTTTTCATCAGGATTTAATCAATCAGCTGAATACTTTTATTTTGAATGACGAAGAACGCGAAATCGCCGAATTCCTTGTTGGAAGTATTGATGATATGGGTTACATCCGCAGAAGTGTTCCGGACATTGTAGACGATATGGCTTTTACTCAGGGAATTTATACTGATGAAGCAATGGTCGAAAAAATGATGACCGTAATCCACGAACTGGAACCTTCAGGAGTTGGTGCGCGAGATTTACAGGAATGCTTATTGCTTCAGCTGAAGCATAAAACGCCAACTGAATATGTTGATTTGGCAATTGACATTATCGAAAATCAGTTTGATGCATTTACGAAGAAACATTACGACAAATTACTTCAGAAATATGGTGTTTCGAATGAACAGCTTAAAAAAGCAATTAATGAAATTGAAAGATTAAACCCAAAACCAGGAGGATCTTACACCGGAAACAACAAAGTAACAGAAAATGTGGTTCCGGATTTTGCCATCAGAATTGTTGACGGTGAACTGGAATTGACGCTAAACGGAAGAAATGCTCCTTCCCTGCACGTTTCTAAAGATTATCAGGAAATGATGCAGACGTATAAAGATTCTCGTGATAAATCGACTGCTCAAAAAGATGCGGTTCAGTTTATCAAACAAAAACTGGATTCGGCTAAATGGTTTATCGATGCGATTAGACAACGTCAGGAAACTCTTTTTGTAACCATGAATGCGATTATGCATTATCAGGAAGATTATTTCTTAGACGGCGACGAAACCAAGCTAAAACCAATGATCTTAAAAGACATTGCCGATATGGTTGGTTTAGATATCTCGACGATTTCAAGAGTTGCCAACAGTAAATATGTTGAAACTCCTTATGGTACTAAACTGATTAAAGAATTCTTCTCTGAAGCCATGAAAAATGATCAGGGTGAAGATGTCTCAACTTTAGAAATCAAAAAGATTCTTAAAAATACGATTGAAGAAGAGGACAAAAAGAAACCGCTTCCAGATGATCAATTGGCAGAAATCTTAAAAGAAAAAGGATATCCAATTGCAAGAAGAACTATTGCAAAATATCGTGAGCAATTAGATATTCCGGTTGCTCGAATGAGAAAAAAGATTTAG